In Lathyrus oleraceus cultivar Zhongwan6 chromosome 2, CAAS_Psat_ZW6_1.0, whole genome shotgun sequence, the DNA window GAAGAAAATAGTTAGTGCAATTATCTAATGTGAAATGTTGATTCCACTTGAAGTAGTTGATGTAGAATGCTCAAATGTTGATTCCACTTGAACTAGGTGATGTAGAATGCTCAAATGTTGATACCACTTGTTGTGAATGGTATTTGATTGAGTTATTGCAATTAAGCTCATGCATCCTTGTTCTTAAATGGAATGTTTGGTGTGTTAGATTGTTTATGAATGGAATGCCTTGAGGTTTATTTTATGATGTACATTGATGATGTGTTGTAGGGCTGATTTGGCTTGGAGTTTAGTCATGATTTTAAAACACTTGGGATGAGGCTACCATAAAGGTCAAGAATGATGGCTTGGAGGGAAAAAAAGACATGGCTTGATTGCAAATGAAGTCAAAAGAGAAGATGAAAAAGTGAAGACCAAAGTGAAAATTAGGATTAGGTTTAGAGATTAGGTCAGTTGACTTTAATCAATttgttgaccaaaaagtcaactgtaggtcaaagttatatttttttgtaattttGTATGGATTCTTGTAATTTTGGTCTTGTGTAAATGAAATGGACACTTTGACAAGAAAATAGTCCTTTATTCAATGAAACGTGCCTTGTTTCTCAAGCAAAATCTCTTCCCTCTAAAACTTATTTGAATTCTTCTTGAATCATGGaatttgaatgaattatgaaCCCTTGAATGAAAGATTGAATAAGAAAGCCTTGGACCCAATAAACCATAAAACAAATAACCATGTAAGAATCCACGGTCAACGGATGATCAACCCAAAAGTTGACTTCTGCTTGACCAAAACCACACCCGATGATTGATTCCAAAAACCAATAGCATGATGCACTCGATAATGATCAAGGACTGTATTCCATGAATTAGGGTTCCATACTTAGTCCCAAGATCAAGATTCAAACCACATTATCCACAAATGTCAAGAATCTACAACTAGGGTTTCATGCTTCTTGGTTAACAAAGCAAGCTTCTCCACTTGAATACACCATAAACTTTTGAATCCATGGTGCTTATTTGAAAATGTTAACATGAATGGATGATATAAATATGCTTGGCATGAATATGTGCAGATGAATCTCAAACCAAAATCAAATGAAACTTAAAAGAGAGAGCATATATTGGTGTATAACAATGTTTTATATGATTAATTAACATGTTGAGATGATGTGTGAATATAGGTTTTGGAATAGATGGATAGATTTGTaaaatgttatatttatatgatGATGTGTTGTTGTTTGGTGAAGTAATATGAATGAATGACTATGAAGTTACAATTGTTGAGTTGTCGTTGTTTGATGTTGTTTATTGATGTTGTAACATGGATTGATTATTGTgtatgatgaatgatatgatgcataaatgGTGAGATGTGTATGGATATACTTTTGGTGAACCTTTTAGTGATAATGCATGTCgttgagagtcatgcatcatggtgtacaCGCTTTAGTCCAATTTTGGTGTGCTCTGGCCCTATGGTGGGGATTGGAGCGAGTAACTGATTCTATATAGGAACTGGTGAAGCGTCACCTATGGTGATGGTGATGATTTGGTATGCTCTagtcctatggtggggatcggGAGCAAGAGGAACCTGAATGTTCATGAATGGTACCGCATGTATAATAAGTTAGTTATGGAGTACATTTGCATACATGATTCCATATGTAGTTGATTGTTCATGATGTCAATGATTGGATATGATTATGTAAATGTTGCCATGATTTAGGTGTGAAATATAATGTTGGTGGATGTGTAATGAATGTGTGCTTGTTGTGTATTCTCTACCTTAGCATTCTTTACACTGTTTATATTGGTTTATTGTTTCTCACCCCTTTTGGTTTGATGTTGTCCTCCATGGATATCTTACAGATACTTAGGGGTAGAGTTTGCCGCAGTAAGTGGAAGTTAGATCCCATAGTTACTTCGTTTAGTTCATAATTATTTAAGAAGTCTTGTTCTGATCCGATAACATCAGAGTTGGGAACATTTAATTGTTTTTATTCAGTTTGTGTTTTGCCAATCGAGAGTCGTATGTTATACTCTTGACGTTTGAGCTTATGTTATAATGGTGACTTTTTCCATATTGTTTTAATTCAAATATGGTATTTTAATGAGACTCACTTATTGTGAAGTATGCTTATTTGATGATTTCCGCTGCGgtgataccctaagtgaaggtgaaCATACGATGACACGTGTATTAGAATGTTTTACCTTAATTGATAAATGTTGTGGAACAAGTGTTGTTTCATGATGAGTGACATCCTAAACGTGTGCATTATGATTAATACTTGAATTATTCTATGATTTAATTGTTTCAGGGTTTAAGGTGTTACCTAGTGGTATCGTAGCAGGTTAGTTGGTTTGGCCAGGTTTTTGTAATTTTGTTTGTTCCCTAGTACATGACATGTGTGTGAAACACTGTCAGTGCTCATTTATTTTTATTACCGCTTGTATGCAGGAGCCGAATTAAAACAAGTGAGGAGAAACTTTTGCTTCTCTAAGATGTTTCAGTGTGGAGAGTTGGTTCATTGTGCCAATGTTTGCAATAGTGGAGGTTGTTGGATAAGTCAGTGTTGTTTCCTGAgtttgttgaagatgaagatttaAAGTTCATATCAACTATTTCGATAAGACAATGTCATTTCCAGAGTTTAATGCTAGTGATGAGTTGCTCATTTCAGCTAAGATAGTGAATGAGTTTGTAAAGGATGATACTTCAATATTTATGATATTAGCTTATATGAAGGCAGAAAGTAAAAGTGTGTTGGGCGAGTTATTAGGGGTGAGTGATTTTCCAAAAAGTGTTTCCAGATGATATCAGTGATATCCCGCCAGAGCGCGAAGTTGAATTTACTATcgacttagtacctggtactaaTCCAGTGTCGATGGCTCCTTATAGGATGTCTGCCTCAGAGTTGAGTGAACTGAAGAAGCATCTTGAAGATCTGCTTGAAATGAAGTATGTTTGTCCGAGTGTTTCATCGTGGGGTGGCCGATGTTGTTGGTAAAGAAGAATGACAGTAGTATGTGACAATGTGTTGACTATCGACAACTGAATAAGGTGACTATGAAGAACAAATATCCACTTCTAGGACTTATGATTTGATGGATCAGCCGATAGGTGCCTGTGTGTTTAGCAAGATCGATCTTCGTCCGAGTTGTCATCACATTCGTGTGAAGCTTGAAGATATTTTGAAGgctgctttcagaacaaggtataAACATTATGCGTATTCAGTAATGTCATTTGGTGTGTCTAATGTGCATGGGTTGTTCATGGAATACATGAATAAAATCTTTCATTCTTATTTAGACCAGTTCATGGTTGTGTTTATAGATGATATCCTGATATACTCAAAGTCTGATGAAGAGCATGTAGAACATCTGAGAATTGTATTACAGACATTGAAAAAGAACCAATTGTATGCAaagttgtccaagtgtgagttcTCGTTAAGAGAAGTGAGTTTCATTGGTCATGCGATTTCTAGTGATGGTATATATGTGGATCCATCAAAGATAAATGTTGTGTTATAATGGGAGACTCCGAAGTCAATTACTAAGATTAGAAGTTTTCTTGGATTGGTTGGTTACTACAGGAAGTTTATTGAAGTGTCTTTGAAGTTAGCGTTGACTTTGACTCAGTTTACTCGAAAGGGTCAAACCTATATTATTGGATGTGCATTGTGAAGAGAGTTTacaagaactcaagaagaagttggCGTTTGCTCCAATTTTGATTTTGTCGAATCCAAGTGAATCCTTTtttgtgtattgtgatgcttaGAAGATGGGTCTATGTGAGGTGTTGATGCAGAATGGTCAGGTTGCGGCTTACGCTTCTAGACAGttgaaggttcatgagaggaattatcctacgcataTTCTTTAGTTGGTAGTAGTGGTATTCATGTTGATGGTTTGGAGGCACTAGTTATTTGGCTCCAAATTTGAGGTGTTCAGcgatcacaagagtttgaaatatttatttgatcataaggaattgaatatgaggcCGAGGAGATGGATCGAGTTTCTGAAAGATTATGAATTTGGCTTGAGTTACATCCGGGTAAGACTAATGTTATGGTTGATGCATTAAGCAAGAAGTCTTTGCATATTTCAATGTTTATGGTTCGAGAGTTAGAGTTGATCAAGCAATTCAGAGACATGAGTTTGGTATGTGAAGAGACTCTTAATAatgtgaagttgggtatgttg includes these proteins:
- the LOC127123617 gene encoding uncharacterized protein LOC127123617, translating into MDILQILRGRVCRRFKVLPSGIVAGAELKQVRRNFCFSKMFQCGELVHCANVCNSGEFNASDELLISAKIVNEFVKDDTSIFMILAYMKAENDISDIPPEREVEFTIDLVPGTNPVSMAPYRMSASELSELKKHLEDLLEMKTYDLMDQPIGACVFSKIDLRPSCHHIRVKLEDILKAAFRTRYKHYAYSVMSFDDILIYSKSDEEHVEHLRIVLQTLKKNQLYAKLSKCEFSLREKMGLCEVLMQNGQVAAYASRQLKVHERNYPTHIL